In Myxococcales bacterium, the genomic window GCTACTGGATCGGCGTGCCGGTGATCCTGGGTGCGTCGGTTGCGGCGCTGACCTACCTGCCGTTCCCGAACCACCACCTGCTGCGCCGCCACCACTGGTACGCGCAGGCATGACCAGGCCGCGTCCCGCGCACCGCGCGCCGCGCCCGTCGGCCGCCGCGTCGAAGGCCACCGCGCCGAAGGCCGCGCCGAAGACCGCCGCGCCAAGGCCGCTGCGCCGAAGCCTGCGGCGAAGGGCCCGCCGCTGCGCGAAGCCCGCCGCCAAGGCCGCGCCGCGAAGCCGCCAGGGCCCGCGCCGCGGCGGCCCGAGCGATCCCGCCGACCGAGGCCACGTCCGCCGGTCATCGGGCGCGGCCGGTGACGCTGCTGTCGGGCGGCAACCCGCAGATCGCGAAGGCCGACGGCGACGCCCCGGTGCAGGCGTACCTCGCCGCGCTCCCGCCCTGGAAGCAGGACTCGGGCGCAGGCTCGACGCGCTGATCGTGCGGAGCGTGCCCGGCGTGCGCAAGGCGGTAGTGGAACTCGCCGTTCTACGGACTCGACGGCCAGGGCTGGTTCCTGGGGCTCCACACCTTCACGCGCTACCTCCAGGTGGCGTTCTTCCGCGGCGCTTCGCTGCGCCCGATCCGCCCGGCACCAGGCAAGGGCAAAGGACACGCGCTACCTCGACATCCACGAGGGCGACGCGCTCGACGCTGCTGGCGAGCTGGGTGACGCAGGCGGCGGCGCTGCCGGCTGGATCCCTGACCACGCCCGATCAAGCCGCGATCATCGACCGCGACGGCGCGGTCGGACCTCTCGGAGGCCTGCGGTGACGATCATCCGCACCGTGTCCGTGGTCGCGGTGGCCGTGCTGCTCGCCGCGACGCGCCGAGCCCCGACGACGGCCCACGGCCGCGGGTCGCGGCGGCGGCTTGCGCGGCGGCGACGCTCGCACCAGCGTGACGGCTCACGGCCGCGGGTCAGCGGCGGCGGCCTTGCGCTCGGCGCGGCGCGCCTCGGCGATCGGCAAGAGCATGCGGCCGATGCTGGGCTTGCCCAGCAGCCAGTCCATGAAGCGCGGCGAGGTGAGGCCCGCCACCACCAGCGGCTTTGACGACGATCTCGGGGAGGTCCTCCTCGATCGTCCGGATCACCGCGCGCACGACCTCGTCGACGTGGGCCGAGCCGACCAGGCCCGGCGCCTGGAAGCCGTACTGACCTGCTGGTCGGCGCATACGCCGGTGCCCTCGACGAACCCGGGGCAGATCGCCGACACCCGCACCTGGTGCCGCGCCCGCAGGCTGGCGCGGAGCGAGCGCGAGAAGTTGATCAGCCCGGCCTTGGTGGCGCCGTAGGTCTCGCCGAAGCCCATCGGCGCCAGGCCCGCCACCGACGCCATGTTGACGATGTGGCCGCGGTCGCGCGCCAGCATGCCGGGCAAGACCGCGCGCGCGAGCTGCATCGGCGCGATCAGGTTGACCCGCGTGTGCAGCTCGATCTCCTCGGGCGACAGGGTCCTCGAAGAAGCCGACCTCCTCGACGCCGGCGTTGTTGAGCAGCAGATCGACGTCGCCGAGCCGGTCGGCGGCGGCGGCGACCAGCGGCGAGCTGGCGCGGGTCGGCCACGTCGGTCGGGACCACGTGCACCGGATGGCCGTGCACGGCGCAGCGCCTCGGTCTCGGCCAGCCCCGCCGCGTCGCGCGCGGCCAGGACCAGCGCGGTCCCGCGCCGCGCCAGGGCCTCGGCGATGACGGCGCCCATGCCGCGCGATGCGCCGGTGACGATGCCTGTCCTGGGAAAGTCGCTCATGCGCGCGAGCGTGCCACGCCGGGATCTGGTTGGCGCCAAACCGGCGCGCGATCGTCATCGTCAGCGAGGCGCGCCCGGCGGTCGTGTTCCGTGCGGCGCCGTCAGCGAGGCGCGCCCGGCGGTCGTGGTCCGCGCGGCGCCGTCAGCGAGACGCGCGCGGTGGTCGTGGTCCGCGCGGCGCCGTTATCGAGACGCGCGCGGTGGTCGTGGTCCGCGCGGCGCCGTTATCGAGACGCGCCCGGCGGTCGTGGTCCGCGCGGCGCCGTTGTCGAGACGCGCCCGGCGGTCGTGCTCCGTGCGGCGCGGTCGGCGGCCCCTGCGCCAGGGGCGTCGGTCAGGTCGGACCGGCTGCGCCGCGGAACTCCAGATCAGGTAGCAGCAGACCTCGGGCCCGCCCGCCCGCCGCGCGTTCGTGACCGCGGCCGAGAACTCGCGATAGTGGAAGTGCAGCTCGCCGCCGCCTGGCGGACTCGACCACGACTCCTCGGTCCCGTCGCAGCGCTCGAACGGTGACGGCAGCGCGACCGCGGGCGCGGCCTCGGGCGCGACGCACTCGTCGAACGCGTCGGCCTTGTCGTGGAACCACGGCTCCGGCGGCGCCGCGGCCGCGGGAGGCCGGTCGGCGCGCGCGGCGTTCGACGGGGCGCGCGCGCGCGGTGGCCCCGATCCGCACGCGCCCGCGACGACGGCGATGCACAGGCTGACCGCGCCCGCACCACACTGGCTCCGCGGACCTCGCCTGGCGCGCATGCGCCCGACAGTACGGCGCGCCGGGGCGTGCGGCAACGGGCGCTTCGGCTCCGGCTCCACCTCCAGGTTCGGCTCCACCTCCGGATTCGGCTCCGGCTCCGCTTCCGGTTCCGGTTCCGGCTCCGACTCCGGTCAACCCGACGGGGCGCTGATCACCGACGGCGCGCGGCCGCCCGCATGCTGACGCCGGCGCGCGAGGGCGAGGCCGAATCGGGCGCGGCGGGGCAGCGGTCGCGTCGTCCGGACCGGGACCGCGCCCGTGCGCAGCGCGTGCTCGAGCCGATCGAACATCGCCTCGACCGCCCAGTCGTGGACCGGCTCGATCGTCTTCCACGCCAGCCACGAGCGCCACGACGTGGCCAGCTCGACCGTGTGGGTGAGCCGGCACCCGTCGCCGTCGGGCGCCAGGTCGAAGCCGTGCCAGCCGGTCAGGCGGCCGACGACGTCGACCCGCCACGTCAGCCCGTCCCAGGTCCGCAGCCGGAACCGGAACGGGCCGTGGCCGACCATGGTCTGCCCGGGGACCAGCGCGTCGACGGGCACGCCCGGCGGGTTGGTCCCGCCAGTTCGCGATCACGTCGCGCGGGAAGCTGTCGCGCTCGCCGCCGCTCCAGCACGCCGCGATCCAGGGGCGGACCTGCTCGATCGACGCGGCCAGGGTTCGAACGTGGACGTTCCTCATGTCGAGACCTCCATACGCATCAGTATGGTGAAGCCGCGGCGGTTGTCAATACGCTTCCGTATGGTGCATGCTCGGGCGGTGCCGCGCCGCAAGCCCTCCGCGCCCGAGCCCCACCTGTCGGCCACCGACTGGGAGGTCGCGGCCCTCGCCGCGGTCGCCGAGCACGGCCTCGCCGGGATCGCGGTCGAGCCCCTCGCCCGCCGCCTCGGCGTCACCAAGGGGAGCTTCTACTGGCACTTCGCCGATCGCGACGCCCTCCTGCGCGCGGCCCTCGCCCGCTGGGAGCAGGACTACACCGACCGCGTCATCGCCGCCGTCGCCGAGGTCGCCACGCCGCGCGCGCGCCTGCGCCAGCTGATCGGCAGCGTCGTGGCCGGCGGCCGCGGCGATCGCATCCACCTCGCGCTCGCCAGCTCGGAGCTGCCCGTGGTGCGCGACACCGTCGCCCGGGTCACCCGCCGGCGGCTCGACTACCTGGCGTCGTGCTACGTCGAGCTCGGCCAGGCCCGCCGGCTCGCGCGCGAGAGCGCGCTGCTGGCCTACACCGCCTACGTCGGCCTCGTCCACCTCCGGCTCGAGGCGCCCGACGCGCTGCCGACCGCCGCGGCGTTCGCGGCCTACGTCGATCAGCTGATGACCCGCCTGGTCCCGTGAGGTCTGCAGTGATGAGGTCGCGTCGTCAGCCCCGCGACGACGCGCCGCCGGGCGCGGGGCGGGCGCCTCAGCTCCGCCCGGGACACTGACCACCTCGTCCGTCGTGCGCGCCGACGATGGTAGTGTCCCGCGCATGGGCAGACTCTGGAGGTCGTCGGGACACGCGCTCGCGCTGGTCGCGCTCGTCGCGTGCGGCGCGCCGTCACCCGCAGGTCCCGCGCGCGTCCTCGCGCGCGCCCCCGCG contains:
- a CDS encoding TetR/AcrR family transcriptional regulator → MVHARAVPRRKPSAPEPHLSATDWEVAALAAVAEHGLAGIAVEPLARRLGVTKGSFYWHFADRDALLRAALARWEQDYTDRVIAAVAEVATPRARLRQLIGSVVAGGRGDRIHLALASSELPVVRDTVARVTRRRLDYLASCYVELGQARRLARESALLAYTAYVGLVHLRLEAPDALPTAAAFAAYVDQLMTRLVP
- a CDS encoding SDR family oxidoreductase, translated to MSDFPRTGIVTGASRGMGAVIAEALARRGTALVLAARDAAGLAETEALRRARPSGARGPDRRGRPAPARRWSPPPPTGSATSICCSTTPASRRSASSRTLSPEEIELHTRVNLIAPMQLARAVLPGMLARDRGHIVNMASVAGLAPMGFGETYGATKAGLINFSRSLRASLRARHQVRVSAICPGFVEGTGVCADQQVSTASRRRAWSARPTSTRSCAR